GGCCGGCCTACCAGGGCCAGGTCACCAATTAAGTCAAGGAGTTTATGACGAGCGGGCTCGTTTCTGTAGCGCAGGTCAACATTGTTGAGGATACCTTCTTTCTTTACCTCTACTTTAGGCTTTTTAAGCAGGTCAGACAGGTAATCCAGTTCATTGTCTTCTACCACGCGGTCTACCACCACAATGGCGTTGCTTAGGTCACCGCCTTTGATGAGGTTCTGCTTGTACAGCATTTCCAGCTCATGTAAGAAGCAGAAGGTGCGGCAAGAGGCAATCTCGTCTTTAAACTGAGAAATGTCAGTTAAAGAAGCGTGCTGAGAACCCAGAACCGGAGAATGGTAGTCTACCATCACGGTCACGCGGTAATCATCCAACGGAAGAATGGCGATTTCTGTCTCGCGGGCACCGTCTCTGAACCTGATTTCCTCTGGCACCTCAAAGAAGTTACGCAGGGCATTCTGTTCTTCCAGGCCCACTTCCATCAAAGGCTGCACAAACAGAATAGAGCTACCGTCCATGATAGGAGGCTCGGGGCCGTCTAACTGAATAAGGACGTTGTCAATCTCTAAGCCTACCAATGCCGCCAAAACGTGCTCCACGGTATTGACGCGGGCACCGTTCTGCTCAATGGTAGTCCCTCTGGAAAGGTCTACCACGTTGTCTACGTCAGCGTCTACAATGGGCTGCTCAGGTAAATCAACGCGCTGGAACTTGTACCCGTGGTTAATGGGGGCAGGCAAAAAGGTCATGTTGGAGATGACCCCTGTATGCAATCCAATACCAGAAACCGTCACCGGTGCTTTAATGGTATGCTGTTTATCGTTCATGCGGCACTAAATAGGTAAAGAGGGGTCAAAGTTAACGCTTTTCTCTGAGTTCATCTACCTGTTTCTGTAGCTCGGGCAGTTTACGGAAGACAGCCATAGCCCGCAGGTTTTGTTTATAGTCAAAAGCAGGCGCTCCCTGTACGAAAGTGCCCTCCTCTTTTATATTTTTAGAGATGCCTGATTTAGCGCCTACAATGGTTCTGTCTGCAATGCTCACATGGCCTACCACGCCTACCTGCCCGGCAATGGTGCAGTAGTTGCCTACTTTAGAAGAACCCGCAAAAGCAGTCTGAGCGGCTACCACTGTGTGTCTGCCAATCTCTACGTTATGGGCCACCTGCACCAGATTGTCAATCTTGGTACCGGTCCTGATGATGGTAGAGCCCATGGTAGCACAGTCTACCGTAGTGTTGGCGCCAATGCTCACATGGTCTTCTATCACCACATTGCCAATCTGCGGAATTGTTTTGTAGCTACCGTCCTTTTGCGGCGCGAAGCCAAACCCGTCACTACCTAAGACGGCGCCAGCGTGCACAGAGCAGGAACTGCCAATGACGGTGTCTGGGTAGATTTTTACGCCGGCATAAATGACCGTATTGTCGCCGATGGTGACGTTATCGCCTATGTAAGCTTGAGGGTAGATGTGGACGTTCTTGCCAATCTTACAGTTCTTGCCAATGTAAGAGAATGCCCCGCGGTAATGATTGGGACCAATGCTGGAATTCTCACCCAAATAGCAAGGCTCTTCCACGCCCGCGCGCATAGAGGCCAAGGCTTGTTGGTAGACTTCTAATAAGGTAGAAAAAGCGCTGTACGGGTCCTCTACCAAGATAAGGTTGGTGGCAACAGCCTGTTTTACCTCAAGGGTTTTGGACACAATCACGGCAGAAGCGCCAGTGGTGTACAAAAAGGGCTCATACTTGGGATTAGACAAGAAAGAAAGCGACCCAGGGGTGCCTTCTTCAATCTTGGCAAGTCTGTTTACCGTGGCCTGACCGTCTCCCTGCACCTGCCCTTGGAGTAAATCAGCTATTTGTTGTACTGTAAATTCCATGGGGTAAAGTTACAGAAACAATTTATTTTATGCTTTGCTCTGGCCGGGCAACTGGTGTCCGGTTGGGAAGGGAATAGGAGTAGAAGCCGTCTGGCGAGCCCTGGCGTAAAGAATTACCTATTGATAAGTAATGGCAAATTAGGTGAATAAAGGCTCTTTTTTCTGCTTTAGCCAATCCAGGGCTTCTTCTTTGTTGGTGAAGTTTTCTAGCCGCACAGTAAACTGGGTTTCTTTCCTGGCCTGCTGTACGCTGTTTTCCCGGCTGCCGCTGCCCGTTTGTATACGGGCCAGTTTTTCCAGCCGCGTGGTCATGAGATTGGTGCCGAATTCTTTTAGCAGGACAGTGTATTCTTCGGTTTGTACTTCCAGGTTTGTTTTGGAGGCATCAATCAAGAGACGCTTAATGTCATAGTTCTTGATATGATCTACCAGTATTTGTAGAGCCTGTTTTATCTCCGGCATCACAAACGCCTGTATATCGGGCCACTCTACAAACAAAATGTCTGTAGAGGGTTCATAGTCTAAGGTGAGCAAGCCGTTCTGGAAAATAATCATTTTGGTAAGGAAGCCTTAATATTAAGAGGCAATCTCTTTAGGGTAGCAGACGTAGTACTTCTCCACTTTCTTGCTCAGTGCCTGGATGTTGGGCAGATCAGAGGCTTGGGCCACATCCACTATCAGACTCTGCTTGGTGAGCACATTGATGGTCTCTCCCACAGAATCATAGGCGTTGTTGCTGATTTTGCCTGTCACTACCAGGTAATGCGCCTCTTCGGCGGGAACATGGAACTGCTCCATGGCCAGTTCGCGCACGCCTTCTAAGAACTCTATCTCAAACGGAGTTGGGGATAAGATGATTTTGAACAACTTGCGCTCCAACAAACAGACAGAAAGGTAGCTCAGAATCTGGTCTGGGTGCTCAGCCCATTGTTTGATGCCGCCCCAAATGTCATAGTCATCCAAGGCAATAAACTTTTTCAAGATACTTGGGTCGCGCTCAAAATCCAGAATGGAGAAAGACTCACCCAAGAAGAAAGTCAACGCAGGGCTGGCGGGCACCGGAATGCCTTGCTGGGTCAACTCGCGGGCGCGTTGCATCACTTTCATGACCATCTGCTCGGCAGAGGTCACGGTTTTGTGCATGTACACCTGCCAGTACATGAGGCGGCGGCTTACCAAGAAGCTTTCAATAGAGTAAATGCCTTTCTCTTCTACTACTAGCTGGTCTTCGGCTACGTTCAGCATCTTCAATAAACGGTCTGCGCCAATCAAACCTTCAGAGACACCCGTATAAAAAGAGTCGCGGTTCAGGTAATCTAGGCGGTCTACGTCCAGTTGGCTGGACACCAGTTGGTGAAAGAAATGACGCTCGTAGCTGTCTGTGAAGATGTCAATGGCCAGTTGCAGCTTGCCGTCAAACTCCTCGTTGAGCAATTGCATGATGTGCAAAGAAATCTGCTCATGCGGCACCTGGTCAAAAATAGCGTGCTCCAGGGCATGAGAAAAAGGTCCGTGCCCCACGTCATGCAAGAGAATGGCCGCCATAGAGGCCTCACATTCCTTGTCAGAAATACGGTTATCTTTACCGCTCAGGCTCTGGATGGCAATGCTCATCAAGTGCATAGCGCCCAAGGCATGGTGAAACCGCGTATGCAGCGCCCCAGGGTAGACAAACTCTGTAAGGCCTAATTGCTTAATGCGTCTAAGACGCTGAAAGTACGGGTGTTGGATGATGTCAAACAGCAGCTCAGAGGGGACCGTGATGAAGCCGTAGACTGGGTCGTTGAAGATTTTTTTCTTATTCAAGATAACTAAGTTCTTCTGTGTCCGTTGTCGGTAATTGTATAGTTGTGCGATTTATACGGAAGAACCCCCTGTAAGGAGGCGTTTTGCGTGCCGCACAATCCCCCAGCCAACACATAAAATGAAAAAAATATAGCCATGCAAAGATATACTATTTTGTGGGCGGATGATGAGATTGACCTGCTCAAGCCTCATATTCTCTTTTTACAAGAACGCGACTATGACGTGACGCCCGTGAACAGCGGCGCCGATGCCATAGAGAAGGTTCAGGAACAAAACTTCGACATTGTTTTCTTAGACGAGAACATGCCCGGCATCTCTGGCCTGGAGGCGCTCTCTGAGATTAAAGCCCTTAGACCGCTGTTGCCGGTGGTCATGATTACCAAAAGCGAGGAAGAGCACATCATGGAAGAGGCCATCGGCTCCAAGATTGCCGACTACCTCATCAAGCCCATCAACCCCAACCAAATCCTGCTCTCAGTTAAAAGGATTCTGGACAACCGCCGTCTGGTAGAAGAGAAAACCAATAGCTCCTATCAGCGCGACTTCAGGATGCTGGGCATGGCCTTCGGCGAGCGCCTGAATTACCAAGAGTGGGCCGATGTCTACAAGAAACTGGTGTACTGGGAACTGGAGATTGCTGAGACCGAGGGTAAAAGCATGGCCGACGTGATTAACATGCAGAAGGACGAAGCCAACACCAATTTTGCTAAGTTCATCATGGATAACTATGAGGAGTGGGTG
The nucleotide sequence above comes from Nibribacter ruber. Encoded proteins:
- a CDS encoding bifunctional UDP-3-O-[3-hydroxymyristoyl] N-acetylglucosamine deacetylase/3-hydroxyacyl-ACP dehydratase; translation: MNDKQHTIKAPVTVSGIGLHTGVISNMTFLPAPINHGYKFQRVDLPEQPIVDADVDNVVDLSRGTTIEQNGARVNTVEHVLAALVGLEIDNVLIQLDGPEPPIMDGSSILFVQPLMEVGLEEQNALRNFFEVPEEIRFRDGARETEIAILPLDDYRVTVMVDYHSPVLGSQHASLTDISQFKDEIASCRTFCFLHELEMLYKQNLIKGGDLSNAIVVVDRVVEDNELDYLSDLLKKPKVEVKKEGILNNVDLRYRNEPARHKLLDLIGDLALVGRPLKGQILAARPGHASNVAFAKKIKKYIKETSVKNTPVYDPKKTPVMDINRISQTLPHRYPFLLIDKIIHLDETTVTGIKNVTMNEQFFQGHFPGNPVLPGVIQIEAMAQTGGILVLNTVPDPENYWTYFLGIDKCRFRRKVIPGDTIIFKCELLAPIKRGIAKMQGQAFVAGQLVMEAEMSASIVRKDV
- the lpxD gene encoding UDP-3-O-(3-hydroxymyristoyl)glucosamine N-acyltransferase; the encoded protein is MEFTVQQIADLLQGQVQGDGQATVNRLAKIEEGTPGSLSFLSNPKYEPFLYTTGASAVIVSKTLEVKQAVATNLILVEDPYSAFSTLLEVYQQALASMRAGVEEPCYLGENSSIGPNHYRGAFSYIGKNCKIGKNVHIYPQAYIGDNVTIGDNTVIYAGVKIYPDTVIGSSCSVHAGAVLGSDGFGFAPQKDGSYKTIPQIGNVVIEDHVSIGANTTVDCATMGSTIIRTGTKIDNLVQVAHNVEIGRHTVVAAQTAFAGSSKVGNYCTIAGQVGVVGHVSIADRTIVGAKSGISKNIKEEGTFVQGAPAFDYKQNLRAMAVFRKLPELQKQVDELREKR
- a CDS encoding HD domain-containing protein, which gives rise to MNKKKIFNDPVYGFITVPSELLFDIIQHPYFQRLRRIKQLGLTEFVYPGALHTRFHHALGAMHLMSIAIQSLSGKDNRISDKECEASMAAILLHDVGHGPFSHALEHAIFDQVPHEQISLHIMQLLNEEFDGKLQLAIDIFTDSYERHFFHQLVSSQLDVDRLDYLNRDSFYTGVSEGLIGADRLLKMLNVAEDQLVVEEKGIYSIESFLVSRRLMYWQVYMHKTVTSAEQMVMKVMQRARELTQQGIPVPASPALTFFLGESFSILDFERDPSILKKFIALDDYDIWGGIKQWAEHPDQILSYLSVCLLERKLFKIILSPTPFEIEFLEGVRELAMEQFHVPAEEAHYLVVTGKISNNAYDSVGETINVLTKQSLIVDVAQASDLPNIQALSKKVEKYYVCYPKEIAS